The proteins below are encoded in one region of Aequorivita iocasae:
- a CDS encoding lysylphosphatidylglycerol synthase transmembrane domain-containing protein: MQIAIPLGLGVFLIWYIYQSFTPQQLAETKKYFADANYYFVLLSVVFSVLSHISRSYRWSFMLEPLGYKTKLANNFMAISVAYLMNIFIPKSGEVSRGIILDKYEGVPFQKGFGTIISERVVDLLFLLIFTVLALIIKFDALYGYMSENVPVSIFYVIILGIVFLAICVPLYIKFSKSNINKKLKNFVIGLKEGVFSILKMRKKGAFIFHTFIIWGLYLLSFYTALHALPDTANITFGTIIITFVVGSFTFAFTNSGFGTYPAAVAGILTVFGIAKTVGVAFGWIVWISNIASILFFGVLSLILLPIYNRKRLKL; this comes from the coding sequence TTGCAGATCGCAATTCCCCTTGGGCTGGGAGTCTTCTTGATTTGGTATATTTATCAATCTTTCACCCCCCAACAACTTGCAGAAACAAAGAAATATTTTGCCGATGCAAATTATTATTTTGTGCTGCTTTCGGTTGTATTCAGTGTATTGAGCCATATTTCCCGCTCGTATCGTTGGAGTTTTATGTTGGAACCGTTAGGATATAAAACCAAGTTGGCCAATAATTTTATGGCAATTTCCGTGGCTTACCTGATGAATATCTTTATTCCGAAAAGCGGCGAAGTTTCCAGGGGCATTATTTTGGACAAATACGAAGGCGTTCCTTTTCAAAAAGGTTTTGGAACCATTATTTCTGAAAGAGTTGTAGACCTTCTTTTTCTATTGATTTTTACTGTTTTGGCCCTAATCATAAAATTTGATGCCTTGTACGGTTATATGTCGGAAAATGTTCCCGTATCTATCTTTTACGTTATCATTTTGGGCATTGTCTTTCTTGCAATATGTGTCCCGCTTTACATTAAATTTTCAAAATCCAATATTAACAAAAAATTGAAAAACTTTGTAATTGGTCTAAAAGAAGGTGTTTTCAGTATTTTGAAAATGCGCAAGAAAGGGGCTTTCATTTTTCATACCTTTATCATTTGGGGGCTTTATTTATTATCTTTTTATACTGCGCTCCATGCGTTGCCAGATACTGCAAATATTACATTTGGCACCATAATCATCACTTTTGTGGTAGGCAGTTTTACATTTGCGTTTACAAATAGTGGTTTCGGAACGTATCCTGCAGCGGTTGCAGGTATTTTAACTGTTTTCGGAATTGCAAAAACTGTTGGCGTTGCCTTTGGCTGGATTGTTTGGATTTCAAACATTGCGTCCATTCTTTTTTTCGGCGTGCTTTCGCTGATTTTACTTCCTATTTATAACAGAAAGCGACTCAAGCTCTAA
- the panD gene encoding aspartate 1-decarboxylase: MQIHVVKSKIHRVKVTGADLNYIGSITIDEDLMDAANIIEGEKVQIVNNNNGERLETYAIPGPRNSGEITLNGAAARRVAPGDVLILITYALMEVEEAKAFKPALVFPDEETNLLR, from the coding sequence ATGCAAATACACGTAGTAAAATCTAAAATCCATAGGGTAAAAGTTACCGGCGCCGATCTAAATTATATTGGCAGCATCACTATTGACGAGGATTTAATGGACGCAGCCAACATTATTGAAGGCGAAAAAGTCCAAATAGTAAACAACAATAATGGCGAACGCCTTGAAACATATGCCATTCCTGGCCCTAGAAATAGTGGTGAAATCACTTTAAACGGTGCTGCCGCTAGACGCGTAGCCCCTGGTGATGTGCTTATCCTCATTACCTATGCATTAATGGAAGTGGAAGAGGCAAAAGCTTTTAAACCTGCCTTGGTTTTTCCAGACGAGGAAACAAACTTACTCCGCTAA
- the panC gene encoding pantoate--beta-alanine ligase has translation MVIHTQKETLVQALSSVAKSDKIGFVPTMGALHEGHISLVKNALEDNDVVVVSIFVNPTQFNNSADLEKYPRTPDDDILLLKKLKGNVIGYLPEVSDLYDASVYAKKYNFGNLENEMEGKHRKGHFDGVGTIVSKLLKIVKPNTAYFGEKDFQQLQIVKKLVDIEKIPVKIVGCPILREKNGLAMSSRNKRLTAKQFEEAALIYKTLQEVREKFSSKSINELNALVAERFLRNPHLKLEYFEIANEKTLKTAKRKNKDTKYRAFIAAFADEVRLIDNIPLN, from the coding sequence ATGGTAATACATACCCAAAAAGAAACCTTGGTACAAGCCTTGTCTTCCGTAGCAAAAAGTGACAAAATAGGTTTTGTGCCAACAATGGGTGCATTGCATGAAGGGCATATATCGTTGGTAAAGAATGCTTTAGAGGATAATGATGTGGTGGTAGTGAGCATTTTTGTAAACCCAACACAATTTAACAACAGTGCAGATCTAGAAAAATATCCGCGCACTCCCGATGATGATATTTTACTATTAAAAAAATTAAAAGGAAATGTGATTGGTTACTTGCCAGAAGTTTCAGACCTATATGATGCTTCGGTATATGCGAAAAAGTACAATTTTGGAAACCTCGAAAATGAAATGGAGGGAAAACACCGAAAAGGACATTTTGATGGAGTGGGAACCATTGTAAGCAAGCTTTTAAAAATCGTGAAACCAAATACAGCCTACTTTGGCGAAAAGGATTTTCAACAATTGCAGATTGTGAAAAAATTGGTGGATATTGAAAAAATTCCTGTAAAAATTGTGGGGTGTCCCATTTTAAGAGAAAAAAACGGGCTTGCAATGAGTTCACGTAACAAACGACTTACTGCAAAACAATTTGAAGAAGCAGCACTCATTTATAAAACATTACAAGAAGTCCGGGAAAAATTCAGTTCCAAATCCATTAATGAATTGAACGCTCTGGTTGCGGAACGGTTTTTGCGAAATCCCCATTTGAAATTGGAATATTTCGAAATAGCAAACGAAAAAACACTCAAAACCGCAAAGCGAAAAAACAAAGACACGAAGTACAGAGCTTTTATTGCAGCATTTGCGGACGAAGTCCGGCTCATCGACAATATACCTTTAAATTAA
- a CDS encoding glycogen/starch synthase, whose amino-acid sequence MKDKRVLYVSSEVIPYLPETEISSMSFEAPRMINNNGGQIRIFMPRYGNINERRHQLHEVIRLSGMNLVINDLDMPLIIKVASIPKERIQVYFIDNEDYFKRKATYADEEGNFYKDNDERAIFFAKGVIETVKKLNWAPDIIHVHGWLASFLPLYLRNYYGNEPLFENSKIVTSVYNQSFDGTLAKNTIDKVRFDAIDDEAITELEEPNYVNLMKIAVKNSDAVIIGSEEIPKELEDFINTLDKPVLKYHNMENFSQAYLDFYSSKVLK is encoded by the coding sequence ATGAAAGATAAAAGAGTCTTGTATGTGTCTTCCGAAGTAATACCCTACCTTCCTGAGACCGAGATTTCTTCAATGTCGTTTGAAGCTCCACGCATGATTAACAACAATGGCGGACAGATAAGAATCTTTATGCCCCGCTATGGCAACATTAACGAAAGAAGACACCAACTGCACGAAGTGATCCGTCTTTCGGGAATGAACTTAGTAATCAACGATCTGGATATGCCTCTAATTATTAAAGTGGCATCTATACCCAAAGAGCGTATTCAAGTTTATTTTATTGATAATGAAGATTATTTTAAGCGTAAGGCAACCTATGCTGATGAAGAGGGAAATTTTTACAAAGACAATGACGAACGTGCCATTTTCTTCGCAAAAGGAGTAATTGAAACAGTTAAGAAATTAAATTGGGCGCCAGATATTATTCATGTCCACGGCTGGTTGGCTTCATTTCTTCCATTGTATCTGCGAAATTATTACGGTAACGAGCCCCTTTTTGAAAACAGCAAAATAGTTACCTCTGTTTACAATCAAAGCTTCGATGGAACGTTAGCAAAAAACACGATAGATAAAGTAAGGTTTGATGCCATAGATGACGAAGCCATAACTGAGCTTGAAGAACCCAACTATGTAAATCTTATGAAGATTGCAGTTAAGAATTCAGACGCAGTTATTATTGGTTCTGAGGAAATCCCAAAAGAGCTTGAGGATTTTATTAACACTCTTGATAAACCAGTGTTAAAATATCACAATATGGAAAATTTTTCCCAAGCATATTTAGATTTTTACAGCTCGAAAGTTTTAAAATAG
- a CDS encoding DUF4270 domain-containing protein, whose amino-acid sequence MKIKNLLPITGAIFFIIIVSSSCEKDISTLGSEVLGTETPNGILDDSQTVIAYSRKLGPVQSNRLPAYQLGVYNDPVFGKSTVSLLSQLTLSENDPMFGDNAEVDSVFVYLPYFSTATTVDSVTTYELDSIYGTSPINITISPSNYFLREYDPNSGFEEFQNYYTTEGETFEQYLDPELTVVENFIPTKNGYILYEDTDEEIELPPGLRVKLPIEFFQEKVIDMEGTPELRNSNNFKNFVRGLYFKASSVSNNGSLFIFDPSKAYITIFYSFDNEDEPDERENGTYRLNFSGINVNTFENELPSQIQNAVENPNIQTGNENLYLRGGDGIISIVELFGKDADNDGVADELQTLRDKKWLINEANLIFYVNQDLMVGGATEPERIVIYDLKNSNVLADYNFDTTNGLEPIDALNIHYGKLQRGSDGNGQYYKMKITNHISNLINKDSTNVPLGIVVSQNVLTRTTSKLQNPMEPNIEQVPTSSVVSPEGTILYGNATQNQEKRLKLQIYYTEPN is encoded by the coding sequence ATGAAAATTAAAAATTTGTTGCCCATTACAGGTGCTATTTTCTTTATAATAATTGTATCCTCCTCTTGTGAGAAGGATATTTCTACTTTAGGCTCTGAAGTGTTGGGAACAGAAACACCAAATGGTATTTTAGACGATTCCCAAACTGTAATAGCATACAGTCGAAAACTTGGGCCCGTACAAAGCAACAGATTGCCTGCCTATCAATTGGGCGTTTATAACGATCCCGTTTTTGGAAAATCTACCGTTAGCCTCTTATCACAATTAACCTTATCAGAAAACGATCCTATGTTTGGCGACAATGCCGAAGTAGACAGTGTTTTTGTGTATCTCCCTTATTTCAGTACAGCCACTACCGTAGATAGTGTAACCACATATGAATTGGATTCAATTTATGGAACTTCACCCATAAATATTACTATCTCTCCGTCAAATTATTTTTTAAGAGAATACGATCCCAATTCAGGTTTTGAAGAATTCCAAAACTATTATACCACCGAAGGCGAAACCTTTGAGCAATATTTGGATCCAGAGCTTACGGTGGTTGAAAATTTTATCCCCACCAAGAATGGATATATTCTTTATGAAGACACCGACGAGGAAATAGAATTACCCCCCGGGCTTCGGGTTAAGCTACCAATTGAATTCTTCCAAGAAAAAGTTATTGATATGGAAGGAACACCAGAGCTTCGAAACAGCAACAATTTTAAAAATTTTGTAAGAGGCCTTTATTTTAAGGCAAGCTCAGTATCAAACAACGGCAGTCTATTCATTTTTGACCCCTCAAAAGCCTATATTACAATATTTTATAGCTTTGACAACGAAGACGAGCCCGATGAAAGAGAAAACGGAACCTACAGACTGAATTTCAGCGGCATAAATGTAAACACCTTTGAAAACGAACTGCCCTCTCAAATTCAAAATGCCGTTGAAAATCCTAACATACAAACCGGTAATGAAAACCTCTATTTGCGCGGGGGCGATGGTATTATTTCTATTGTGGAACTTTTTGGAAAAGATGCTGACAACGATGGCGTGGCTGACGAGCTACAAACCCTTAGGGACAAAAAATGGCTTATCAATGAGGCAAATCTAATCTTCTATGTCAACCAAGATTTAATGGTTGGCGGTGCTACAGAACCTGAAAGAATTGTAATTTATGACCTAAAAAACAGTAATGTGCTGGCAGATTATAATTTTGACACTACCAATGGACTGGAACCTATAGATGCATTGAACATCCATTACGGAAAATTACAACGAGGCAGTGATGGCAATGGCCAATATTATAAAATGAAAATCACCAATCACATTAGCAATCTTATTAATAAAGACAGCACCAATGTACCGTTGGGCATTGTAGTTTCACAAAATGTACTTACTAGAACTACATCTAAACTTCAAAACCCGATGGAGCCCAATATTGAACAAGTTCCTACCAGTAGTGTAGTTTCCCCCGAGGGAACTATCCTGTATGGAAATGCGACCCAAAACCAAGAAAAAAGGTTAAAACTCCAGATTTATTATACTGAACCAAATTAA
- the glmS gene encoding glutamine--fructose-6-phosphate transaminase (isomerizing) produces the protein MCGIVGYIGKREAYPIILNGLKRLEYRGYDSAGIALFDGTDIQLCKTKGKVASLEEKAENEISRKGNLGIGHTRWATHGVPNDVNSHPHYSNSGDLVIIHNGIIENYDSLKKELKKRGYTFTSDTDTEVLVNLIEDIQKNENVKLGKAVQIALNQVVGAYAIALFDRKKPDEIVVAKLGSPLAIGIGEDEFFVASDASPFIEFTNNAIYLEDEEMAIIRLGRDVKVRKIKDDKLVAPYVQELQMNLEQIEKGGYDHFMLKEIYEQPSVIKDTYRGRLLAEKGIVKLGGLEDYIEKFINADRIIIVACGTSWHAGLVAEYIFEDLVRIPVEVEYASEFRYRNPVISEKDVVIAISQSGETADTLAAIKLAKSKGAFVYGVCNVVGSTISRETHSGTYTHAGPEIGVASTKAFTTQITVLAMIALRLAKAKGTISQSDFMLYLRELELIPNHVEEALKTDGKIEEISAVFKDARNFLYLGRGYNFPVALEGALKLKEISYIHAEGYPAAEMKHGPIALIDEQMPVVVIAIKSDHYDKVVSNIQEIKARKGKIIAVVSKGDTAVRELADYVMEVPHTPEALSPLVTTIPLQLLSYHIAVMLGRNVDQPRNLAKSVTVE, from the coding sequence ATGTGTGGAATTGTAGGCTATATAGGCAAAAGAGAGGCATATCCCATCATACTAAATGGATTGAAACGTTTAGAATACAGAGGCTATGACAGTGCAGGAATCGCGCTTTTTGATGGAACCGATATTCAACTTTGTAAGACAAAAGGAAAGGTAGCCAGTTTAGAGGAAAAAGCCGAAAATGAAATTTCACGCAAAGGCAACCTCGGTATTGGCCATACCCGTTGGGCCACACACGGGGTTCCAAATGATGTAAACAGCCACCCACATTATTCCAATAGCGGTGATCTGGTTATAATCCACAATGGAATTATCGAAAACTATGATTCCTTAAAAAAGGAATTAAAAAAAAGAGGCTATACCTTCACTTCAGATACTGATACCGAAGTTTTGGTAAACCTTATTGAGGATATCCAAAAAAACGAAAATGTAAAACTTGGAAAAGCTGTACAGATTGCATTAAATCAAGTTGTAGGCGCCTACGCAATTGCACTTTTTGACAGAAAAAAACCCGACGAAATTGTAGTTGCTAAACTGGGCAGCCCCTTGGCCATTGGTATTGGCGAAGACGAATTTTTTGTGGCCAGTGATGCTTCCCCATTTATTGAATTCACTAACAACGCCATCTATCTTGAAGATGAGGAAATGGCTATCATCCGTCTTGGCCGCGATGTAAAAGTCAGAAAAATAAAGGACGATAAATTAGTTGCACCCTACGTTCAAGAGCTTCAAATGAATCTTGAACAAATTGAAAAAGGAGGCTACGACCATTTTATGCTGAAGGAAATATACGAACAGCCTTCGGTAATAAAAGACACCTACCGCGGACGCTTACTGGCAGAAAAAGGCATCGTAAAACTTGGCGGACTTGAGGACTATATTGAAAAATTCATCAACGCAGACCGCATTATTATTGTAGCCTGTGGAACTTCGTGGCATGCCGGTTTGGTGGCCGAATATATTTTTGAGGATTTGGTGCGCATTCCCGTAGAAGTTGAATACGCCTCCGAATTCCGTTACAGAAATCCTGTTATTTCAGAGAAAGATGTAGTTATCGCCATTTCACAAAGTGGTGAAACCGCAGATACACTTGCAGCAATAAAGCTTGCAAAATCAAAAGGCGCGTTTGTTTATGGCGTTTGCAATGTTGTGGGATCTACCATTTCAAGGGAAACACACAGCGGTACCTATACCCATGCCGGCCCAGAAATTGGCGTAGCTTCCACGAAAGCATTTACCACACAAATTACAGTTTTAGCGATGATCGCGCTGCGTTTGGCCAAAGCCAAAGGTACTATTAGCCAAAGCGATTTTATGCTCTATTTACGCGAGCTGGAACTTATCCCAAACCATGTAGAAGAAGCTTTAAAGACTGACGGCAAAATTGAAGAGATTTCTGCAGTATTTAAAGATGCCCGCAATTTCCTTTATTTAGGAAGAGGGTACAACTTTCCGGTAGCTTTGGAAGGCGCTCTGAAACTAAAAGAAATTTCATACATACACGCCGAAGGCTATCCCGCCGCCGAAATGAAACACGGTCCAATCGCTTTGATTGACGAGCAAATGCCCGTAGTGGTTATTGCTATAAAAAGCGACCATTACGATAAAGTAGTAAGTAATATCCAAGAAATTAAGGCTCGAAAAGGTAAAATTATTGCGGTCGTTTCCAAGGGAGATACTGCGGTTAGAGAACTGGCAGACTATGTAATGGAAGTGCCCCACACACCAGAAGCATTGTCGCCCTTGGTTACTACCATTCCGCTGCAATTACTTTCTTACCACATTGCCGTAATGCTTGGCAGAAATGTGGACCAGCCCCGCAACTTGGCAAAATCTGTAACAGTGGAATAA
- a CDS encoding sulfotransferase-like domain-containing protein: MKVINLISGPRNLSTALMYSFAQREDMTVLDEPFYGFYLKNALLENEHPAQKEILHTMELSEERIVENINLLSNQKNVFVKGMAHHYLTDSPKFILNWKNVILIRHPKKLIASFSKVIHSPTLKDIGIKKASELFLFLKKNGKTPIVIDSDELLKNPEAYLKKLCDLLNIPFSEKMLSWEKGGIPEDGIWAKHWYGNVHNSEGFAVQKSSSQPCPKHLAPLLKEALPYYETLKNNILSN, translated from the coding sequence ATGAAAGTAATTAATCTCATTTCGGGACCACGAAATCTTTCCACGGCGCTTATGTATTCTTTTGCGCAACGTGAAGATATGACGGTTTTGGACGAACCTTTTTATGGATTTTATCTGAAAAACGCTTTGTTGGAAAACGAACATCCCGCGCAAAAGGAAATTCTTCATACCATGGAATTGAGTGAAGAAAGAATAGTTGAAAACATCAATTTACTTTCAAACCAGAAAAACGTTTTCGTAAAAGGAATGGCGCACCACTATTTGACCGATTCGCCTAAATTTATTTTGAATTGGAAAAATGTGATTTTAATTCGTCATCCAAAAAAATTGATTGCCTCTTTTTCCAAAGTAATCCACTCGCCAACTTTGAAAGATATCGGCATCAAAAAAGCTTCGGAACTTTTTTTATTTCTGAAGAAAAACGGAAAAACCCCAATCGTAATCGATAGCGACGAGCTTTTGAAAAATCCCGAAGCCTATCTCAAAAAACTATGTGATTTGCTAAACATTCCATTTTCGGAAAAAATGCTAAGTTGGGAAAAAGGCGGGATTCCGGAAGATGGCATTTGGGCAAAACATTGGTACGGAAACGTTCACAATTCCGAAGGATTTGCCGTGCAAAAAAGCAGTTCACAACCTTGTCCAAAACATTTGGCACCTTTGCTGAAAGAAGCGTTGCCTTACTACGAAACTTTGAAAAATAATATTTTAAGTAATTGA
- a CDS encoding aminotransferase class IV yields MLQKSNPKNDNIQVFIKDKLYPRSEAKVSVFDSSVQGGDAVWEGLRVYPEGVVCLDKHLTRLQESAKTLMFADIPSKEFVKKAIKETLEANGMNDDTHIRLTLTRGEKITSGMDPRLNQNGSCLIVLAEWKPLVYDNDHGIKVISTSQRRNSPQFLDSKIHHNNLLNNIIAKIQANVAGKDAGLMLDDRGFIAELNGSNLFMVKNGKVFTPFGHACLPGITRNSVIEMCKKHNIEIIEADITLSQFYNADGVFATGTMGELTPVVEIDGRSISKDDLLQKKIITLFGKEVRGLCEKL; encoded by the coding sequence ATGCTTCAAAAATCCAACCCCAAGAACGACAACATTCAAGTATTTATAAAAGACAAACTATATCCGCGAAGCGAAGCAAAAGTTTCGGTTTTTGACAGCTCAGTACAGGGCGGCGATGCCGTTTGGGAAGGGTTGCGCGTGTATCCCGAAGGTGTGGTTTGCTTGGACAAACACTTAACCCGCTTACAGGAATCTGCCAAAACATTAATGTTTGCAGACATTCCTTCGAAAGAATTCGTCAAAAAAGCTATAAAAGAAACGCTCGAGGCAAATGGAATGAATGACGACACACACATCCGTTTGACTTTGACGCGTGGGGAAAAAATAACCAGCGGCATGGACCCAAGGTTAAACCAAAATGGCTCCTGCCTCATTGTTTTGGCAGAATGGAAACCGTTGGTGTACGATAATGATCACGGCATAAAAGTAATCAGCACGAGCCAGCGTCGAAACTCTCCGCAGTTTTTGGACAGTAAAATACACCACAACAATTTGCTCAATAATATTATCGCGAAAATACAGGCAAACGTCGCTGGAAAAGATGCCGGTTTAATGCTTGACGATCGCGGTTTTATTGCAGAACTGAATGGAAGCAATCTTTTTATGGTGAAAAACGGAAAGGTGTTTACCCCTTTTGGTCACGCTTGCTTGCCCGGAATCACTCGAAATTCCGTGATTGAAATGTGCAAAAAGCACAACATTGAAATCATTGAAGCAGACATCACCCTTTCACAATTCTACAATGCCGATGGCGTTTTCGCAACGGGAACTATGGGCGAACTTACGCCCGTTGTTGAAATTGACGGGCGCAGCATTTCCAAAGATGATTTGCTTCAGAAAAAAATTATTACACTTTTCGGGAAAGAAGTTAGAGGTTTATGTGAAAAGCTTTAA
- the atpD gene encoding F0F1 ATP synthase subunit beta: MSQSTGKVAQIIGPVVDVAFDSGSELPKIYDSLEVNNNGNLLVLEVQSHIGENMVRTISMDSTDGLSRGVAAVATGAPIQMPIGDDVYGRLFNVIGDAIDGIGNLPKAGENGLPIHREAPKFEDLSTSTEVLFTGIKVIDLIEPYAKGGKIGLFGGAGVGKTVLIQELINNIAKGHGGLSVFAGVGERTREGNDLLREMLESGIIKYGDDFMHSMENGGWDLSKVDKKAMKESKATFVFGQMNEPPGARARVALSGLTIAEYFRDGAGEGQGKDVLFFVDNIFRFTQAGSEVSALLGRMPSAVGYQPTLATEMGAMQERITSTKRGSITSVQAVYVPADDLTDPAPATTFAHLDATTVLSRKIAELGIYPAVDPLDSTSRILTESILGKEHYACAQRVKELLQRYKELQDIIAILGMEELSEDDKLAVGRARRVQRFLSQPFHVAEQFTGIPGVLVDIKETIKGFNMIMDGELDHLPEAAFNLKGTIEEAIAAGEKMLAEA; this comes from the coding sequence ATGTCACAAAGTACAGGAAAAGTTGCACAGATTATTGGCCCGGTAGTTGACGTTGCGTTTGATAGCGGCTCGGAACTTCCAAAAATATACGACTCTTTGGAGGTAAACAACAACGGAAACCTTTTGGTTCTTGAAGTTCAATCGCACATTGGTGAAAACATGGTCCGCACCATATCAATGGATTCAACTGATGGTCTTAGCCGCGGCGTAGCTGCAGTTGCAACCGGAGCGCCAATCCAAATGCCAATAGGCGATGATGTTTATGGCCGACTTTTCAACGTAATCGGTGATGCCATCGATGGTATCGGAAATCTGCCCAAAGCGGGCGAAAATGGGCTTCCAATTCACCGTGAGGCTCCAAAATTTGAGGATCTTTCAACTTCTACCGAAGTTCTTTTCACCGGTATTAAGGTAATTGACCTTATTGAGCCTTACGCAAAAGGAGGTAAAATTGGTCTTTTTGGTGGTGCTGGTGTGGGTAAAACGGTACTTATTCAGGAGTTGATTAACAATATCGCTAAAGGCCACGGTGGTCTTTCTGTATTCGCTGGTGTAGGTGAACGTACTCGTGAAGGGAACGATTTGCTTCGCGAAATGCTTGAGTCTGGTATTATAAAATACGGCGACGACTTTATGCATTCCATGGAAAATGGCGGATGGGATCTTTCAAAAGTTGACAAAAAAGCAATGAAGGAATCCAAAGCTACTTTCGTTTTCGGACAGATGAACGAGCCACCTGGAGCACGTGCGCGTGTGGCGCTTTCAGGTCTTACCATTGCTGAGTACTTCCGTGACGGAGCTGGCGAAGGACAAGGAAAAGACGTACTTTTCTTCGTAGATAACATTTTCCGTTTTACACAAGCAGGTTCTGAGGTTTCTGCACTTCTTGGGCGTATGCCTTCAGCGGTGGGTTACCAACCAACTTTGGCAACAGAGATGGGTGCGATGCAGGAGCGTATTACTTCAACAAAAAGAGGTTCCATTACCTCAGTACAGGCGGTTTACGTACCTGCGGATGACCTTACGGATCCAGCACCGGCAACAACCTTTGCCCACTTGGATGCTACAACCGTACTTTCACGAAAAATTGCTGAGCTTGGTATTTATCCAGCGGTGGATCCTTTGGATTCTACTTCACGTATTCTTACAGAATCAATCCTTGGTAAAGAACATTATGCTTGTGCCCAAAGAGTAAAAGAGCTTTTACAGCGCTATAAGGAATTACAGGATATTATTGCCATTCTTGGTATGGAAGAACTTTCCGAAGACGATAAATTGGCCGTAGGTCGTGCACGTCGTGTTCAGCGTTTCCTTTCACAACCTTTCCACGTTGCTGAGCAGTTTACCGGTATTCCTGGAGTTTTGGTTGATATTAAAGAAACAATCAAAGGTTTCAATATGATTATGGATGGCGAATTGGATCATCTTCCGGAAGCAGCCTTCAACCTTAAAGGAACCATCGAGGAAGCAATTGCCGCAGGTGAGAAAATGCTTGCTGAAGCTTAA
- a CDS encoding FoF1 ATP synthase subunit delta/epsilon encodes MYLEIVTPEASLVAGEVESITVPGVEGEFQMLNNHAPIVSVLQEGKVKFKGNPTIAEGFQKKFTQEDGKWVLQISGGTVECNNNRVMVLAD; translated from the coding sequence ATGTACTTAGAAATAGTAACCCCAGAAGCGTCCTTAGTGGCCGGAGAAGTTGAGAGCATCACCGTTCCCGGTGTGGAAGGAGAATTCCAAATGCTGAACAACCACGCTCCTATTGTTTCCGTTTTGCAGGAAGGAAAAGTGAAATTTAAAGGAAATCCAACCATTGCGGAAGGTTTTCAAAAGAAATTTACGCAGGAAGACGGCAAATGGGTACTGCAAATTTCTGGCGGCACTGTCGAATGTAACAACAATCGTGTGATGGTTTTGGCTGACTAA
- a CDS encoding cupin-like domain-containing protein, producing the protein MQLQQIDRVKTITKEDFLKNYFKPQKPVVIERFIEDWPAFSKWNLDYMANVAGDKTVPLYDNRPVSHKDGFNEPHAKMRMRDYVELLKTEPTKYRIFLWNILKEVPQLQKDFEYPDFGLKLMKGLPMLFFGGKDSYTFMHYDIDLANIFHFHFEGKKEVILFDQKQNDYLYKIPHSLITREDIDFHNPDYEKWPALKKAEGYIANLEHGNVLYMPEGYWHYMRYMTPGFSMSLRAIPRNPKNLAKAVYNIAFMRYFDQLMRKLKGQKWIDWKNKQAILRTHKAL; encoded by the coding sequence ATGCAACTACAGCAAATAGATAGGGTAAAAACCATTACCAAAGAAGATTTTCTAAAAAATTACTTTAAGCCTCAAAAACCCGTTGTAATTGAAAGGTTTATTGAGGACTGGCCTGCATTTTCAAAATGGAATCTAGATTATATGGCCAATGTGGCCGGCGATAAAACGGTTCCACTTTACGACAACCGCCCGGTGAGCCACAAAGACGGGTTTAATGAACCCCACGCCAAAATGAGAATGCGTGATTATGTGGAATTGCTTAAAACCGAGCCCACGAAGTACCGTATCTTTCTTTGGAATATTTTAAAGGAGGTTCCGCAGCTTCAAAAAGATTTTGAGTATCCGGATTTTGGGCTGAAACTTATGAAAGGCCTGCCCATGCTTTTCTTCGGCGGAAAGGATTCATACACGTTTATGCATTACGATATCGATTTGGCAAACATTTTTCATTTCCACTTCGAAGGAAAAAAAGAAGTGATCCTTTTTGACCAAAAACAGAACGATTACCTCTACAAAATTCCGCATTCATTGATTACTCGAGAAGATATTGACTTTCATAATCCAGATTATGAAAAATGGCCGGCGTTGAAAAAAGCGGAAGGTTATATTGCCAACTTGGAACATGGAAACGTGCTGTATATGCCCGAAGGTTATTGGCACTATATGCGTTACATGACTCCTGGTTTTTCAATGAGCTTACGCGCCATTCCGAGAAATCCAAAGAACTTGGCTAAAGCTGTTTATAACATAGCCTTTATGCGCTATTTCGATCAATTGATGCGAAAACTGAAAGGCCAAAAATGG